In one window of Eretmochelys imbricata isolate rEreImb1 chromosome 21, rEreImb1.hap1, whole genome shotgun sequence DNA:
- the LOC144278043 gene encoding olfactory receptor class A-like protein 1 codes for MGAWFIFDMVGFILLDMVGIPGNLVILYAFTHMLMCHRKVTSSEIILSKLALSNLLVILTQGIPITLKTFRLQNMYNDLVCKITLHIYCVGRAMTICITSLLGCFQCLLIVPSPCKWLRLRENLLKNLSSVMISLWCFNLFVCSTHLTYSSSQAVANSSIIKSHTVVYNFCCVVFPSRLLYLGNGAVSVIRDLFFLGIMTLSSCYLLSMFYQHRKQAKHLLGLHTKHAEIQAAKAVVALLIMYLLCFGLDTLFWIYTLCADPVSLRLIDARKFLDSCYSAISPLVIILTNKKVQTGLKCATRRRPLSGAESISKYVQ; via the coding sequence ATGGGAGCCTGGTTCATCTTTGACATGGTTGGCTTCATTTTATTGGACATGGTGGGGATCCCAGGGAACCTAGTCATCCTCTATGCCTTCACCCACATGTTAATGTGCCACAGAAAAGTCACATCCTCTGAAATTATCCTGAGCAAGCTCGCGCTTTCCAACCTCCTGGTTATCCTGACTCAGGGGATCCCCATCACCCTCAAAACCTTTAGGCTTCAGAACATGTACAATGACCTGGTCTGCAAAATTACCCTCCATATTTACTGTGTGGGCAGAGCCATGACCATTTGCATcacctccctgctgggctgtttcCAGTGTCTCCTCATTGTCCCATCTCCTTGCAAATGGTTGCGCTTGAGAGAGAATCTGCTGAAAAATCTCTCCTCAGTTATGATTTCCTTATGGTGCTTCAACCTCTTTGTGTGCAGCACCCACCTGACTTATTCCTCCTCCCAGGCTGTTGCAAACTCCTCCATCATCAAAAGCCACACAGTGGTGTACAACTTCTGCTGCGTGGTGTTCCCCAGCCGCCTTTTGTACTTAGGAAACGGGGCAGTGTCCGTCATTCGGGACTTGTTCTTCCTGGGAATCATGACTCTTTCCAGCTGCTACCTTCTCTCCATGTTTTATCAGCACAGGAAGCAGGCAAAACATCTGCTGGGGCTGCACACAAAGCATGCAGAGATCCAGGCAGCCAAAGCCGTGGTGGCTCTGTTAATTATGTACCTTCTCTGTTTTGGGCTGGACACCCTCTTCTGGATCTATACCCTCTGTGCGGACCCAGTCTCACTGAGGCTCATTGATGCACGGAAGTTCCTTGATTCCTGCTACTCAGCCATCAGCCCACTGGTGATTATCCTGACCAACAAGAAGGTACAGACAGGTTTGAAATGTGCAACCAGGAGGAGACCGTTATCAGGTGCAGAAAGTATCTCAAAGTACGTCCAATGA